The Psychrobacter sp. LV10R520-6 genome includes a region encoding these proteins:
- the xdhB gene encoding xanthine dehydrogenase molybdopterin binding subunit — translation MSHESSLFDSYSIRRVRPAKNKIGTSAKHDSAISHVMGTATYVDDILKPQETLHLAVGKSNHAHARVLSMDLSAVRNADGVVDVLSFKDLPAKTDIGAVFDGEPLMVDEITEYAGQTLFVVVATNHRAAKKAVLKAIVEYEILPAVLSVDEALEQDSFVRPSHTMQRGDTEAALEGAPVRIQGHIHMLGQEHFYLEGQVSYVVPCDDGGLEVYTSSQHPSEVQQLVAEVVDLPFHAVNTVVRRMGGGFGGKETQAAAWACLCGIVAKRYNVPVSMRLDRQDDMVVTGKRHEFANRYEVGVNESGQVLGVDMQLAGLCGYAPDLSDAIVDRAMFHCDNGYYYPAAHVAGHRCKTHTVSNTAFRGFGGPQGLITAEYMMDDIAYTLGKDPLQVRLNNLYQNGQSTHYGQPIEHFDLATIINTLAEDCDYDKRRQQIMEANQQAEAEGSDKRLGLALTPVKFGISFTVQTLNQGGALVHIYTDGSIHLNHGGTEMGQGLYIKIAQIVANEFDVDLDTVKVSATQTDKVPNTSPTAASSGTDINGKAAQNACLTIKGRIVEFAAEHFEVAQEDIRFERNHVYIGDKENVTFAEMVQLAYQHRISLSSTGYYKTPKIFYDRSKAWGRPFFYFALGAACAEVEIDTLTGEYKVLRCDILHDVGQSINPAIDIGQIEGGFIQGMGWLTAEELTWDKKGNLASNSAANYKIPTAHDLPKQWQVKLFERKNEEQTIYNSKAVGEPPLMLAASVWCAINNAVASLGHYKKNPELTMPATPEAVLKAVMRMQGQEWEINIKVDADTIDSLTPVDDDCGIDDDRVMPQQVPHGKDINPPEVEGKLTDDQPEAIEHPNVSTARGPAHSE, via the coding sequence ATGAGCCATGAATCTTCGTTATTTGACAGCTACAGCATCCGCCGAGTACGTCCAGCCAAAAATAAAATCGGTACTTCAGCCAAGCATGACAGTGCGATCAGTCATGTCATGGGGACGGCAACTTATGTGGATGATATCTTAAAGCCGCAAGAAACTTTGCATCTAGCAGTGGGTAAAAGCAATCATGCTCATGCACGCGTATTGAGTATGGACCTGAGTGCGGTGAGAAATGCCGACGGAGTGGTGGATGTTTTAAGTTTTAAAGACTTGCCTGCCAAGACCGATATCGGTGCGGTGTTTGACGGTGAGCCCTTAATGGTGGATGAAATCACGGAGTATGCAGGTCAGACGCTATTTGTGGTGGTAGCCACCAATCACCGTGCCGCAAAAAAAGCGGTGCTCAAAGCCATTGTAGAATATGAGATATTACCAGCAGTGCTTAGTGTTGATGAAGCGTTAGAACAGGATTCTTTTGTTCGTCCCAGCCATACTATGCAGCGTGGCGATACTGAGGCTGCGCTTGAAGGTGCACCTGTTCGCATCCAAGGGCACATTCATATGCTGGGCCAAGAACACTTTTATCTTGAGGGTCAAGTGTCGTACGTAGTGCCTTGTGATGATGGCGGGTTAGAGGTCTATACCTCATCGCAGCATCCGAGTGAAGTGCAGCAGCTGGTCGCTGAAGTGGTAGATTTACCCTTTCATGCAGTCAATACCGTGGTGCGCAGAATGGGCGGCGGTTTTGGTGGTAAAGAGACCCAAGCAGCAGCATGGGCCTGCCTGTGCGGTATCGTCGCCAAACGCTATAATGTGCCAGTCAGTATGCGTCTAGATCGGCAAGATGACATGGTAGTGACCGGCAAGCGTCACGAATTCGCCAATCGTTATGAAGTCGGTGTGAATGAGTCAGGCCAAGTGCTTGGGGTCGATATGCAGTTGGCAGGATTGTGTGGTTATGCACCAGACTTATCCGATGCTATCGTCGATAGAGCGATGTTTCACTGTGATAATGGCTATTATTATCCTGCCGCCCATGTCGCAGGACATCGTTGCAAGACCCACACGGTATCTAACACTGCTTTTCGAGGTTTTGGCGGGCCGCAAGGTCTGATCACTGCTGAATACATGATGGACGATATCGCTTATACTCTCGGAAAAGACCCGTTACAAGTGCGTCTAAATAACCTGTATCAAAATGGTCAAAGCACCCATTACGGCCAGCCGATTGAGCATTTTGATTTGGCAACTATCATCAATACGCTGGCAGAAGATTGTGATTATGATAAGCGCCGCCAGCAAATTATGGAGGCCAATCAGCAAGCCGAAGCTGAAGGTAGCGATAAGCGCCTTGGTCTTGCTTTAACGCCTGTGAAGTTTGGTATCTCATTTACAGTGCAGACGCTGAATCAGGGGGGCGCTCTAGTACATATTTATACCGATGGTAGTATCCACCTCAATCATGGTGGTACGGAAATGGGGCAGGGGTTATATATCAAAATTGCCCAAATCGTCGCCAATGAATTCGACGTTGATTTAGACACCGTTAAAGTATCAGCAACGCAGACGGATAAAGTACCCAATACCTCACCGACTGCCGCCTCATCGGGTACGGATATCAACGGTAAAGCGGCGCAAAACGCCTGTCTAACGATTAAGGGGCGCATAGTCGAGTTTGCTGCTGAGCATTTTGAGGTTGCACAAGAGGATATACGGTTTGAGCGTAATCATGTTTATATCGGTGATAAAGAAAATGTCACCTTTGCTGAGATGGTTCAGTTGGCTTATCAGCATCGTATCAGTCTGTCTTCTACCGGTTATTATAAAACACCGAAGATATTTTATGACCGCTCCAAAGCTTGGGGTCGACCGTTCTTTTACTTTGCATTGGGTGCGGCTTGCGCTGAAGTTGAGATTGATACTTTGACGGGTGAGTACAAGGTACTGCGCTGTGATATTTTACACGATGTGGGGCAGTCGATTAATCCTGCCATTGATATCGGTCAGATTGAAGGGGGCTTCATTCAAGGCATGGGTTGGCTCACGGCTGAAGAACTTACTTGGGATAAAAAGGGAAATTTAGCATCCAATAGTGCAGCCAATTATAAGATTCCTACCGCTCACGATTTGCCGAAGCAGTGGCAGGTTAAACTGTTTGAGCGTAAAAATGAAGAGCAGACGATTTACAATTCTAAAGCAGTGGGTGAGCCGCCATTGATGTTAGCCGCTAGCGTCTGGTGCGCTATTAATAATGCGGTAGCAAGCTTGGGTCATTATAAGAAAAACCCAGAGCTTACCATGCCTGCGACCCCAGAAGCCGTGCTAAAAGCGGTGATGCGCATGCAAGGGCAAGAATGGGAAATTAACATTAAGGTAGACGCTGACACTATTGATAGCTTGACTCCGGTTGATGATGATTGTGGTATTGATGATGATCGAGTGATGCCGCAGCAAGTGCCTCATGGTAAAGATATCAATCCGCCAGAGGTCGAAGGTAAATTAACGGACGACCAGCCTGAAGCGATAGAACAT